In the genome of Epinephelus moara isolate mb chromosome 14, YSFRI_EMoa_1.0, whole genome shotgun sequence, the window TTAAAGCCCAATAAAAGTCAGAATGCTTCCAAATATGAATTATTTATCTCCTATGTGAGTGAGTATTCAATGAAGCTGTTTGCTATTAAAGTTCTCTCCTTCTCCAGGGCCCTCCTCCTAAACCGGCCCGGCGGCAGGGTGGCTGGGCAGAAGAAAGCTCTGGCTCTGGTTCTGCCAAGTACGTATCTTCACCCTTTTTCCTCCATCTCCTGTGGCTACGCTGAAGGCGGAGACCACGCGCTGTGGTCTTGGGTTATGTGTTATTAATGAACTCTCATGCTGTTGAATGAGCTTATTTATCAGTGCATATTTGGCACTCAGGCTGTGAATCAACAAGGTTAGAGGGAGCCTGTCTGAGCAGGCAACTCTCCATTCGTCTTCATCTGTGAGCAAGGCGGTAATTGACATGGTTAATGCATCAGCCACAGGAGGGCACTGTTAGTCAGCTAGCCACTTTATCACAGGGGTTCAAGCCACTTAATCACCCCTTACCACTGCAGTCTGCTCTTTACATGGGGAGCACAACATGGAGAATTCATGAAATATTTGGAACAGATGGAAAGTGTTTGCCCAAAGCTTTCGTCTACAACTAacaaatctaaatctaaatactGTACATGACTAAATCAATATGAGGCTTTTTATTGCAGTGTGGAACTACCTCTCTTGTTTTCTcttccacctgccactgtgctTCTGTTTTTTCAGTCTCAGCGGAGGTGAGAACATAGGAGATGCATTGAAGTGAGCAGACTGAGTCAATTGTGCTTATTTGCGTAGTTTACTGCACCGTTAGTGCAAGCAGGGAAAACAGCAAACTCAATAGATCTTTCCTTTCTCACAGAAGGTCAGCGTGTCGCTTCTCTGCTTTTGTGTAACCCAGCTTGATTCCCAGTCTCAAAGCGATTGAAATACAGGAGGTGTAAAAGGGGTTTGCGCGCGCATTGAtcctctctgaaacaaagtAAGTAATGGTCCCCCCTGGAACCGGCAAGGACTTTTCCCTTCAATGTCACCCCTCATGCTCAATCACCGCCGCCCTCCTCCCACTAATCCCAGCGCAGAAATCCCGGGATTTGTCGATCTATCACTTCTAATTGACACTAAATGATCTGTCAGTTTATTGATGAACCTTTGAAACCAGGTtgtcacaatatattttatccctAACAACTTTTTCCAGACAGTTTTACCATGTCTATCGCTTTGCCTTACATGAGTCTTAATCAAGGGGCCTGTAATGTGTCTTAAGTGTCGCCACCCCCGCCCCTCAGACAGGACACAGTCCAAGGGCAGGCAGGTAGGCTCCCTcagctcctctctgtcctgccTGGTTAGACTCTAGTACCTTCATGTGCTGTTGGTCTACACTCAGACAGGATTaatgagacagacaaaacaggagTAAACATTTTTAGCTGAGAACTGGTTGctaattgtgttttcatgtctttCTGTCCTTTAATTTTGGCTctcctcttaaaaaaaaaaattattaacaACACTCCACTTCTGCAGTATGAATATATCAGAACTTAAATGTCTGTACAGTATGTACTCAGATTGATGACAGGGGATGTGTGATGTAAAATCATATTCAGGTTTCCCTGTCTATGTCAGGGAACTCTATGCTAAGACTTTATATCTGGATTTTTGTGCAAGCTTTTTCTTTGAGCTTATGAGTTTGTTTGCCAAAATTGAAATGTGTCTGCTGTGATTGTCAAATAACATTCTTTCTTATAGAACCCAAAGTCCCAAATCAAATTAGCCTCAAAGGTTTCACAGTCTGTATAACAGACTATTTAGCAAACTCACCctttaatagaaaaaaacaggaagtagccTCAGAAAGAACAAGCAATCCCTCTCACAGCTAAAAGTAGGAGTTGGTGTTCAGGTGCTACTTTTGATATAGaagctttaatttatttttcatgcttGTTCACAGGGGGTTTGCCTTTCTAGTAATGTCTCCACTGCTTTGTTGTTCTAGCAGCCCCTGAACACTGACATCAGTGTGCAGTGATTTTAATCCTGACATTTTACTTAGAATATGCATCTCtttttgtattattatcattattattattattatggataaatgtatatttatatatttaattgaaAGTGTTAATTATtcaatatcaatattattaatatCAATACTGCAGGTTTGCAATCTTGATTTTTGGCAGTATGAAAGAATGAAGACCACAGTAAGGAAAGGACTGTTGCTTTACTGGATGTATAACTTCTAAATCCAGTAGGGGGCACTACTCAACCAGGAGACCTAGCAAAAGTATTTTGCATCATGAAAAAAGATCAAAACCTTGTATTTTAAGCTTCTAATTAAAACACACCAAAACTTATTCTGCATTGATTACAAGCTTTTCTCTGATGCCCGGTGTGATTGCTACCTTTCTAAAAACAGATAGCGGTTGCTAAAAATACTGTGTCGAGTCAGAGAAGTGTCAAAACACAGTGTTTTGGTGTCTGGCATGCTCTGTTCAAGCTGAGCTGTGTAAATGGAGAGAAGTCTGAAAATAGCTGCATGATCCAGCAGGAGACGAGgctgagaaaacagaggagaggagaagacacAGTTACTGTGGACCCTGCTGTGTCTGATATTGCAGAATAACTGTCATCAGATACAGATGAAGAGGATGCATCCATCAAAATACCTCTAAGGACAGTGCCAGGAAGGAAAAtacatactgtgtacatttgagTTTTGTGCTTACTATTATTTTGGAGGAAAGAAGAAGCAGTCTAACAAGTGTGTTATTTCATCTAACATTTGTTTTCTCTGCTATGATACAGATCATCAAGAAGACCTGCAGCTGAAGACCTGGAAGAGTAAGTTCATGCAGCCGCCACATTCATATTTCATTGTGCTCCCGCAGTTGTTGATTGACTTCAATGCCAGTTACATTTTTGTGCATAAAAATAGGtcagtttaaatgtttgttcCCTTTGCGGTTAAGTGGAAATAGTGCTGTACTTTCAGATTGTCCTTGGTTGCTAATCCTTGCCTTCCAAGAACAATCACTTAACATGATTAAAAAGCAGCGTGACTGAGTTGTCATCACTTTTATTGCTGTTAGGAGCCAAGTTTTTCTGTTATTCTAGTTTTTCCCCTCACCCTCCCTCACATCACTCTGTGACTAGAATAGACATCATGAGGAGAGGCACGTAGAGGACGAAGTCGTCTATGTTTTACTCATCATCGCAGCTGGAGCCCGGTGCCTGAATGGCTGTAGTGAGATGGCTGTGCGTAAAGTTGTTACCCTGCAGAAAAATCCCTTATGTTGTACTTCTGTCACAACTGTCTTGTCTCAGTAATACTTATTCATACTGCTGCTCCAGCtgggtttgtttttaaaaaaatccttgaGGTGATCTTGTCTAAGGCTGGCAGGCCGGTCACCCAGACAGCAAAGCAGCATGTTGTAGCACCATCAGTGTCTTTTGGCAGAGACTGCTGTTCAGAAGTCCAGTCAGACTGTAGCAGACCGAGCAAGTGTCCTGACTGCTACGAGAGAAAGACGGAACAAGAAACAGGCCCATCATCAAAGCAAAGTAGCCCAGGAGCCAACACACTCACTCCCTGTGATGACCTCACCGTCGGGCTGCATTTTGAAAGCATTAAATAATTCATACTctcacacttcctgtttctacaGCCGCCGCCTGCGACCACAAACTCCCCAGGGATCAGATGATGAAGGAGGTGAGAGCACCCTCACTATCCCCCGACTCCGTGTCTCTCCTCACGGGCAAAGAGGAGCCCTCCAGTGCCTCCCCGCCCGGCACATTCATCCTCTGGAAGTAGAGCAGATAAGCAGGCAGTCAGATCATCGCTTTTCACTGATGCTCACACCATATTTCTCCTTGAATCCAGCACGGATTCATGTGTTAGAACTCTGCCTCTGTGTTCCTCCTTTTGACCGGTGTGTCACACCGTATCAGCGTGGCCCTTTTGATGAAAATGACAAGTGAATATGCTCATTAATGAGGTTAGATCTATAGGTGATGGAGAATATTGTGGCAGGATTTAAGTGTTCCCCTCACCGCCCAGAGCGACACAGTTagttacaaacacacacacacatgcacacagagtgTCAGGCAGGCGCTGTTGAATACAGATCCAGCAGCAACCGAGTCACCTGAGGGCCCAACTCTGCGCACAACAAACAATGTCAGGACTGAGGGGGGAAATTTCAGCTAAACCATGCCTGGAATAATTGTTCTATTTTGCGGCACAAGGCAGCTGGGGAAATAGGGTCAAATTGCCTTCGTAAAGATAGGTTGGCTACATGAAACGCTCAGATGACAACACTGAAGGACTTAAACACATCAGTATCGCAAGCGGTACTGAGTAATGTCATTTATgagcaaagaaaaaacaacaaacaaatgccATATTGTTGAATTCCTTTTTATCTATATCAACTAAAAATCATTACTGTTTCAAAATGTccatcatcatgtttttaaatttagtGTTGCAAATACAGaatgataaaacaaaacaaagctacAAATGTGATAAATTACagaaaatcaagaaaaaaaagtttatccTGTTGAGTCAAATGTCttgttagtgttttattcaaatATTAAACTTTGATATTTTCTCACGACAGCTGTAAACCATGATAATATTTGTCAAATTATTGTAATACGGATAAATAGCAAACAATAATATTTGATTATCACTCAGCCCTTAAGTAAATTTTGCAATATTTTCCTACATGCTATCTCACATAGTGGtgctttttgttaaaaaattggaaaaataccatttaaaaaagtacaaaactCTCAAATGAAATTCAAATGTAttgaaaaatcaaaatgaattGCACCTATGAACTGCAGAGTTTAAGGTAGTGAAAACACCGTATGTCTCCATTACATTTAATGCACACACGCCCATATTGTCTGTCACTGCCCAGCATGCACTGGCTCAAACGGCCAGTTGAATGAAGAGTCCAGAGGTTTGGTTCTCTTGCAGTTAATGCCGCCGGAAAGATTATTACTCTGCGGAGGGAGACCTCTTAATACAGAGCCGGAGGCAGGGGCATTGGAAATTACAGTGCTGAGGGTTAGTGAGATAGCCCCTGCGATCTTGATTATGTCCCCTACCCTTATCCCTTATGTCCACTGGCTAcaagcacagagagaaaaagagagagagaaggctaGCCCCGTCCCCTGCTCCCATCTTCCCATCAGCTGCCCCCACAGCCTCCTGCTGGTCACTTAAAATAGCACCAGTATCGCAAAAACACTCATCTGCCTCATGTTTTACTCTACGCTGGCGATGTGTTGAATATCGTCCCATAAGCCTTTCAAATGGATTCTGTGGCTAGGTAATCATTTGACTGGACCCCTGCGTAGATTATAGGAGGGCCAAGTGATGGAGAGAGACGCCCTGTTCTCCAAAGTCGCTGACTGGCGTGTGCCTGCCGGGAGTATGTCTACATTCACAGCAAATTATCCTCTTTTGATATTTACATGCTTCAGCGAGGAAGCTGGACGCGACCGTGTAATAAGGATACGCGTGGCCTGCTCGCTGCCAGACAAAAGCCACCTTGATACATGTCCAGTcgagggaagggaagggagtGAGGGTAGGTAATGTGTGCTGCGGCGCTGAGGAGAGACAGCTCCTCCTGATGGAGCTGCCCTTTGCGTCAGAAGAAAACACTGGCTTGTTTGCGGCTGCTTTGATGCCCTGCTTGACCTCCAGTAATGGGTTGAATTTGAAGctcatttaaaaatgttgttcctTTTTTCACTTAATAATAGACTTTGCATATAGACAACATATGCCTCTGTGCTTCACATTGAACTCTCATGGAGTGTGTTAATAGTGCATTACTGGCTGAGATGAAAAAGCGAGCGTGTGGACAGATAGACAACCCAGGAAGCTGTTTGCAAAGAGCCGGATGGCAAGGCTTTTTGATGTCATTGCACTAAGACCATTAAATTTGATTGGGGGTCCAGGGGGGACGGATTCTGCTGAACGCTGTGCTTTGTAAATGAGAGGACAAAGTGTCACCAGGGCCTCATGAATATGAAATACCCGCGCCCGCATTTATTTGGATATCAGAAACACAGATGAATCTTGTCAGCGGCTAAACGAGCGTGGCATTTTTAATTtggtttaattaaaaaagagaaagaaataagtTATCAACAGAGGGTGAGCTTTTGTTATCTCCTGGAAGTTGATAGGTTAGGTTTTAACCAAGTTGTCTTCTGTGAAATGTGTTCAGAATCAAAATAATGTCTCTTCATCTCAACAGCCCATAACTTTTCTGGGGAACTGAAATTTAGTGTTCCGCGGAAGATCGATGTTTCTTcaactgcagtttattttcgGGAGTTATTTCGAAGGAATGGTGACATAGATGCCGAGATATTTCCTCACATCAGATGCACACTTCCATCTCCTCACCTCTATTTAGCTCCTCTATTGACTTTCCCCTCAGGGTGCAGTACTGTGGTTAGAGATTACTGACAACCCTCTTCATGCAGTCCagctctctcttttcctcccacTATctgtctgttcctctctctctgttgcttcctctctctctctgtgtgtgtctctctcactGTCAACACTCAGCTGTAGAGCTAATAAGGATGTGCAGTCTGCTGCCCCCGCCCCACTCCCCAGAAAATATTGTTCAGGAAATCCACATCACACCCAAAGTTAACACATTTTCTGTAAGGGCAGATGGAGAGCCAGTAAAGTTTTTGGCAACTGTCTGCACACAGAAATGTCTCCTGGTGACATGATAAAACTTTTTGTGCAAAACAGTTTGTGCAAAACATTCTTCCTTAGCTATACGTCAAACTTTTGATGATTACTGTCATCCCACATAAGGGACTTATTATAGTAGTATTTGAGCATATTTCAATCAGTCTCTTTATTCATTAACTATTTAGCTTATTTTCCTCCGATCTTTCTATTTCCCTTATTATGCCTCTTTTATTTCCCTGCTCCAACAAATGTCCATCTGAAAAATGCTGTGAAAGTTTGCCCTGTCCTTCTTGGGAGTGGAGCCATCCTCTGTCCTGTTGCGTTTTGCCAATTAAAGTGGGTTCCCACTGTTTGAGCAGCGGGTTGGCGGCTCCTGGCACTGCAGCCCCTGCCAGGCCGCACTGTGACTTCCGACCCCACACAGATGGGCCCGCAAGCAAATACTCTTGCACATGGCTGGATGCCGCCCCAGTCGGAGTGGCAGAGTGGACATGGAGGTCGGCCTACCGGCCACTGTGGGTCCTGGGGGTGGGCGGCGCTGACAGGGCCCAAATGCTAAGGTAGCAGGGGGTGCTTTCTGGGGAGCCCCTGGCCAGCGCCCCTCTCACAGCAGGAAGAGCTGCCGCCTCGCCTCCTGAATATTCATGGCCGCATGGCTATTGTGACAGGGCAGCTCTTATGAGGATGTAGctagagagagggaggggaggaagtgCCACACAGACAtggtcacacatacacatattcacacagaTCTGTACACTTCTAACAGCCATACACAGGGGATTTACTGTACTTTTCataaattagataaaattaAATTCCAATCAGATTTTCTCACATTTGGAcacttttgaaaatgtaatcagatcatctgtaaaatgttgtgttttctgtttttctgttgtcagaTATTCCAGTGATTCCAGACCTCGAAGAAGTACAGGAAGAAGATCTCACCATGCAAATTGCAGCTCCACCAAGGTATGCTAGTGTCGCCTTAAACTTCATCCTAATCactcaggacacacacacacacacacacacacacacacacggtgtgTCCCCAGACCCATGTATGACAGTTAACCTCTGTCCCTGCACAGGACACTAGATCAGTAGCCTGCTCTGGTGACTTTGATGGTTACCTGTCCTCCACTCGTGCCATTGCGGACTGTCTTGCTTTATTGGGCTGAAATGGAGAAATAACAGTTGGGTGTGATTTATGCAACTCTGTAACCAGGGTCTCTACTAACCGGGCCCTTTGATTTACAGGGCAGTGAGAGACACGCCGACATGTGTCGAATATGTAGCAAGGCTATGACAGCGGTGGAGGTTATTAGGCTGGGGCTTGCTCTCTGTGCGAGATAATATCCACATTGAACTCATTGCGGGGGCAATGTAGCGTGTAATGTGCAGTAAGTAGGACTGGCATGCACTGCTAGGCCCCGGCCACTTTGAGAGCCCCCCCACTTAATTCCAACCCACAGATAAGCAGCTGGGTTTCAATTTGAAGCGTTTACCACTTGGCAACCAtctcctgctctctgtggtCTTTGCTTCAAGTCTTGGAGCTTCATTGTGCACAAACTTCAAACTTCTGCAAAGCCACTTCTCActctctgtgtgcatgtagTGTGAAAGCACTGCAGTCAGGAtggctgctgtttttctgtggCAAGTTGTCCTGATTGAAATACATGTCTGCTAGTATATCAGATGCCTACTCTGACTATCTGTCACCCTGTTAGCATCCAGGTGAACCGGGTAATGACCTACAGAGATCTGGACAATGATCTGAAGTATTATTCTGCGTTCCAGACCTTAGTAAGTCAaggacatttatttttatatctcttTGATATTCCCACCTCTCTTCTCATCAAGGTGGTCCATTTAGTTTTGCAACCAACATCACCTCTGTTTGTGCAAGCTAAGTGAATTTTACTGCGATCTTTCCTCAGGATGGAGAGATTGACTTGAAGCTCCTCACCAAGGTTTTAGCGCCAGAGCAGGAGGTGAAAGAGGTGAGTGAGTTTTTCGTAAATATAGCTTGTGAGCTCCCAGCGAATGCCCGTCCAGCTGTTTCTAGAGCACCAGGGGAGGTTGCCACTCTGTCTCCCAGGTAATCAAGATTTATGATGTGTACATTAACACCCTCCGCTCTCCTTCCCCCCATTCTCCTCTCTTTGCTCCCTCTGTTCCACATGCTCTCTTTTCTTGGTAtgtctccctctgcctctctaaTTCTTCTTTTTCTACCCCTCTTGTCTCTCTTGTGCTCTGCAGGATGATGTGAGCTGGGACTGGGATCATCTGTTTACAGAGGTGTCCTCAGAGCTGCTGATGGAATGGGATCAAGGAGAGAGTGAGGAGCAGGCCGCGCTGCCTGTAACATGAGGAGGAGGTTTGGACTGGGACTTTAAATGGCTCCAGTGGGAGCTGGGTGAATGTCCATTACACAGAAGGGCCAGTGACTTTGGTTATCATAACTTTAATTACTGTTTGTTATCCAGAAGTTATATTTTGTAAAGTGTATATAAAGtgtattttataaataaagttcacCGTGCAGCAAACAGCGCAGTGATGTCTTACCCTGTCTTTGTTTAGGTTTGCGGAATTTCACCCTCTTTGTTTGTTAGTTTCTAACTTAAACAGCCAAAAGGCAAACTGATTTTGTTTGAAAAGCTCCTCTGAAAAAAGCTGTCACAGATAAAAATGCCCTCCCTGCTCGGCCAGCATTATCAACACCCTCATACAAGTCCAAGGTTGATAATCAGCTAAGCTGAAATCCAGTTGATTGTGTTCAAATTAACATTCCTCATTAAAGCCTACAACCTTATTGTTATTGACTGTGCCATTGACTTTATCTTCCAGGTCTTCGATAGGAGCAACCCCTTCTTCACTATTATCTCAAATGCATTGAACAGAGTTCCTATTGACACCTGGGGGATTAGCATACATTATACCTTTTACTGGATAAAGAGGAATGGTTGTAAGTCAGGAACAAGGCAGCAGCTGGTGTCAGGTGTGTGCTCTTTAAAGTGAAGGAACACAAAATCCTCACAACAATGTGATAACACCGAATACAGATTCCACAAAACAGGCCACAGGATACGTCTGTTTTCAGCTCTGAATTTAAATCGACATTGGCTCTGACACATTTACACAGAACTTGATATGATTTACAAAAGGCCTTGTAAACCGTGCCTTTAACATGTGCTGGCTGTGTGTATCAGCATTCAGTTTTGTCTTTGGTTCATGTGTGTGAATATAAATGCAGGCCTCCAAAGTCAGGCCAGGTCTATTAGAGAAACAGCTGTAACATTTACAGATTGTGATTAGGTTTATTTCTGAGGCAGAGAGCAGTCTCATGACATTTGGAGATGCACAGCAAAGTCCTCAAGGACACATAATCTGTGCATCTAACAGCTCAATCACTGCCCATCACAAATAGATCCAGATTTTTTCATTTGGTGGGCCTTAAATCAACTTCATCAAGTGTAATACCTGAGGACAAAGCCATCACACGGGATATTTGTGCTCGGAATATTTGTGTGTGGGAGCATATTTGAGCTCAGTGCTCAAACGCCGCGAGTGATCTCTGTTTCTCTATCAGACATACAAACGCACTCTTTTTTACCGCCTCCACAATTGGCTTATTTAGCCAGACTTAATGAATTCTGCCCATATGCCCTGAGCAGCTGCTATGTTGCCCCTTCCTCCCGCCCCTGCCGAGCTGCGAAGTGCCCATCCATGTAGAGACAACCTCTAGCTGTCTCTCTGGAGAAGGCTAAGCCTGCCACTCCTCTGCTGGCAGCCGGCCGGTGCTGTCTGAGGTAGACTGCGGACGGGCCGAGGACTCAGATTAGGGCCCAGTGATCACGGGTTGTGGCCGGCCTCAAATGATTGGCCCGAGCATCGGTGGATCAGAGAGGGgattagagaaagagagagagatccaGAGACGCTGTTTGGCATATGCTTGCATCCAGCTTCTCAAAGTGACCTCTCTCTACTCCCTCATCCTGCCGCTCTCTTCTCCTTTATTCTCTCCGTGTCTCtctgtgtatacagtatatccTCAGAATGACCTCTCACTGTCTGGGTGCAATGAATTCAATCACGTCAAAACAGCTACAATATGTACATTATTTCTAGTGAGGAAGACAGTTGTGTTCTCAGAGAGCTTTCTGGTTGTGGTGGTTGCTTTCAGATGAACATGGTGTCACTGGGAGGTGAGCTGAGTCTAAAGTCACGTCGATGCTGTGTATATCAGATCAGATGATACAGGCCTCACATGGGTTGAGGGTGTAATTTGTTTTTCCTTGACATTTTTCTATTAAAATAATGGAGCCATTACTGCTGTAAAAATCCACATAGCCCCAATGCATGCTTCTGTAATCCAATATTTCATTCAAAATGTTCCAGTAATGACACAATGTTTAACATCCTTTGATTTGCTGGGACACATACAGCATCACGGCGCACCAAATCTCAGAGTTTACATAGGAAAAGAAGTTTTCTCGTGTGAATCTAcgctgtttatttttaaagcagcAGTTTGTTACGGAAGACACACTGTAAAACCTTTAGGCTAGTATGGACCAGCTGAGCTCAGGGAGTTCTCAGGCCACTGAGTTTAAATGGGtaatttatctgtgtttttattgggtCCCCTGGTGGAAATGACTTTTCATTTTGTGGCAAAGAAAACAAACGCAAAGGAAGTAATACAGTTTTAATAttaggaaaggaaaaaaaagaagcggACGAAGGCCCcattaatgtaatgttttttccTGCTGCTCGTCAACAGGCTTGTCTTAATGTATTTTGATATTGGGCGCTAATTGGAAGGATAGAATAGAGATAATATGCTTCCAGCTCTACCTAATATGCCGTGGTGTTGACAGAAGTTTATACATCTTATCTGGTCTCAATATCTGCCTTCCATATGGCCCAAAAGCAATATGCTGTGCTGTAATTAAAGAAAATGGGGAGATGTGGAGATAGCTGGGGCCCGATGCCGGGGCCCCGCAGACACAGAGTGAGGGGTGAGGACAGACATGCTAAAGCTCAAGGAATATTAGGACCAGTTGATTCCACCAGGGGCCGCGTGCCTGTCACAGGTTCCCTGTCGCTGACCCAGCCGGCACTGCATCAGTCAGGTGCCACGAAGCGGTCATGAGAGGATTATTATCAGTTTAAAAAGGCAAGAAAATAAAGACATCCCCCTTTTAAAGTCCGGACGAGATCATGTTTTACACATTAATTTATAACATAACTAGCTCGGCTGTATCAACCATATTCAAATGGATCTTGTGCCCTTTGAAACGAGCCTCAAAAAGCAGCCGCAGTATTGATTTGCCACAAAGACTCCATGATATTTCAAGTTTAAAGGAGAAATCCTCGCCACACAACTAAGGCAGTCAGATCAATATCATTTTTTGATCAAAAGGGGATTTGCTTTTGAAATAGCTAgattaaacagatgttttatttttcattagatacactgcacctttaaaaacCCGCAGGGGGTtgtgggagaggagggggaatTACTCCACAAAAGAGACAAtgaaagtgggtattttttaagacCGAAAGTTTGACGGGTTGAAAAGTATTTTCAGTTTTGTCAGTGCTAtttttcccctctcttcttTAGTTAATATTCCATCGCTCCAAGTCCTTTTTTGTTTACCCCAGGTGGGCTTGGACATGAAATGGCTGGGACGGTGGCAGCTTTGAATGCCCCTGGGCATCTTACGGCCGTCATGTTGTCAAAGGACCCGGGAGGGGAAATGAGAGGCCGAGAGTTTTTTTCAAGTGTAAACCATGAGGTGAGGGAAAAAAGCTTCTGTTCTTTTTGTAACAGTGAGATTGGCTgaattcattattattatttcccgCTTCCCCCTCATATGTTTTTAGTGCAGCTGAGGGTTGGAAGGCAAGTCAGGGGTTTGAACATGAAATACAGTCGAGCTCCACATTTgtcatgtattttattatttccctTCCTCACCTCTCAGTCCTGTACGCGAGGTCCTTCATTTTTCACATGACTGGTTTTCTTATCATTGTGGGCCCTCTCCGCTGGCCTATGAGTGACTTAAaggcaataaaacacaaaacattctgTAAAACACGGATGCCTCTCTGATCGCGGAGGCCCTGCAATGCCTCTCTGGGAAATTATGATAATAACTCAGTGGCGGTTGGAGTGGCCAGGTCGCTTGTGGGGGGCTGGGGGCAATGGGACGGGGTTCACCAAGGTCCTCTGAACAGGGACAGGTCAAGGTGGCCTGTTGGGCCTcgccacccccccaccccctacCCCCCGTCATAAACTCTTTCCATCATGCAGGATGCTGTCCGCAGCCGGGTATACAGCAGAACCTCTTTGTCTTGTAGCCACTGGCGATAAAGCAAGGGCTGATGGGAGAGCAGTTGTGCCGGCCCCCCGGCAGTGGCGAGGTCAGCCGAGGAGCTTATCATAGCCAGCAGAGGAAAACGCCTGAGTCAACACAACTCCACTGTTTGCCCTCTGAGGGTCACAAACACACTTCTGCTAATGTACTttgaactttttatttttgctcctTTTGAGGGTAAGACACAAGGCAGCAAGAGCACGGTGTCTGCTCCTGATTTTTGGTGTCTGGATTTGTCGCTGGGTGGAGGGAGGGGCGGGATGGAGCCCCACAACACCTCTCaagtgtgtgaatgagaaggAGCGAGGACAGGAAGAGAGTGCGGGCTCCACCACTGAGGTGCTGACAGAGGGGACCGAGGGGCTGAGATTGCACCTGTTCCGGCCCAGCACCC includes:
- the LOC126400790 gene encoding intraflagellar transport protein 43 homolog; the encoded protein is MEDNFQLGEAGAVKNVAKSGRRARLATDQSSFEDSRYVRKSSTSASMAEGPPPKPARRQGGWAEESSGSGSAKSSRRPAAEDLEDRRLRPQTPQGSDDEGDIPVIPDLEEVQEEDLTMQIAAPPSIQVNRVMTYRDLDNDLKYYSAFQTLDGEIDLKLLTKVLAPEQEVKEDDVSWDWDHLFTEVSSELLMEWDQGESEEQAALPVT